One Phaseolus vulgaris cultivar G19833 chromosome 4, P. vulgaris v2.0, whole genome shotgun sequence DNA window includes the following coding sequences:
- the LOC137836770 gene encoding cysteine-rich receptor-like protein kinase 42 — MAFKCQSNNYKYKCKKSSFEVVIITVATLLCFSHSALSDPRISEVGFFCGTQKASPSGNYFPIFTKEMEKLHELVKKNNWGTHSEGLSSATPIYALVQCFQDLSNLDCLQCFATSRTKLPRCLPSVSAHIYLDGCFLRYDNYSFYSEDTDPLRDTVNCTTEYGGVAGEAERLVFGNSVGKVVENVVRVAGNEGRGFAVGEGEGVYALAQCWKTVGGKGCRDCLKKAENEIRGCLPKKEGRALNSGCYLRYSSDKFYNQGGEDGEGDDSSRKRIIITAVSVLAAAVVVLSLLVTYVAFTKKRKNNNFIEIPSSLKNSSLNYKYEILEKATDYFSSPRKLGQGGAGSVFKGTLPNGKDVAVKRLVFNNRQWVDDFFNEVNLISGINHKNLVKLLGCSIEGPESLIVYEYLPNKSLDHFLFEKDKTRILKWKQRFEIVVGIAEGLAYLHGGSEIRIIHRDIKSSNVLLDENLNPKIADFGLARCFGADKTHLSTGIAGTLGYMAPEYLIQGQLTDKADVYSFGVLVLETASGRKNNVFREDSDSLLQTVWKLYQSNRLGEAVDPCLGNEFPAREASRVFQIGLLCTQASASLRPSMAQVACMLSNSDLDVPIPKQPPFLNSRLLNQTPPLGFSTDNSSSNTFKKIGVSYSPTQSSSSCSLIRSSKTEETILEV; from the exons ATGGCTTTCAAATGTCAGAGCAACAACTACAAGTACAAGTGCAAGAAATCATCTTTTGAGGTTGTGATCATCACAGTGGCCACCCTCTTGTGTTTCTCCCACTCAGCACTATCTGATCCAAGAATCTCTGAAGTGGGGTTCTTCTGTGGCACTCAAAAGGCATCACCAAGTGGTAACTACTTCCCCATTTTCACCAAAGAAATGGAAAAGCTTCATGAGCTTgtgaagaaaaacaactggGGCACTCACTCTGAGGGACTTTCTTCAGCCACTCCCATCTATGCTTTGGTACAGTGCTTCCAAGACCTCTCCAACCTTGATTGCCTTCAGTGCTTTGCAACCAGCCGCACCAAGCTACCTCGCTGCCTCCCTTCAGTTTCTGCTCACATTTACCTTGATGGCTGCTTCCTTCGCTATGACAACTACAGTTTCTACTCTGAGGACACTGACCCTTTGAGGGACACAGTGAACTGCACCACAGAGTATGGTGGTGTGGCTGGTGAGGCTGAGAGGTTGGTGTTTGGCAATAGTGTTGGGAAAGTGGTTGAGAATGTGGTGAGGGTGGCAGGGAATGAGGGAAGAGGGTTTGCAGTGGGAGAAGGTGAGGGAGTTTATGCCTTGGCACAGTGCTGGAAAACTGTTGGGGGAAAAGGGTGTAGAGATTGCTTGAAGAAAGCTGAAAATGAGATTAGAGGGTGTTTGCCTAAGAAGGAAGGGAGGGCCTTGAATTCTGGCTGTTATTTGAGATATTCTAGTGATAAGTTCTACAATCAAGGAGGTGAAGATGGGGAAGGAGATG attCTTCTAGAAAACGAATTATCATTACAGCAGTGTCTGTTTTGGCTGCAGCTGTTGTAGTTCTCTCTCTCTTGGTCACTTATGTGGCCTTCaccaaaaagagaaaaa ACAACAATTTCATTGAGATTCCCTCTTCTTTGAAGAACTCTAGCTTGAATTACAAGTATGAAATTCTTGAGAAGGCCACAGATTATTTCAGCTCTCCAAGAAAATTAGGCCAAGGAGGAGCTGGTTCTGTATTCAAAGGGACTCTCCCCAATGGGAAAGATGTTGCTGTGAAGAGATTGGTCTTCAATAATAGGCAATGGGTGGATGATTTCTTCAATGAAGTGAATTTAATCAGTGGAATAAATCACAAAAACCTTGTCAAGCTTTTGGGTTGCAGTATTGAAGGCCCTGAGAGCCTCATTGTGTATGAGTACCTACCTAACAAGAGCTTAGACCATTTCCTTTTTG AAAAGGACAAAACAAGGATTCTAAAATGGAAGCAAAGGTTTGAAATAGTTGTTGGAATTGCAGAAGGGCTTGCATATCTTCATGGAGGCTCTGAAATAAGAATCATCCATAGAGACATCAAAAGTAGCAATGTTCTTCTTGATGAGAATCTCAACCCCAAGATTGCAGATTTTGGTCTTGCCAGGTGTTTTGGTGCTGATAAAACACATCTAAGCACAGGAATTGCTGGAACACT AGGTTACATGGCTCCAGAGTATCTCATTCAAGGACAACTTACAGATAAAGCAGATGTGTATAGTTTTGGAGTACTTGTTCTGGAGACTGCAAGTGGCAGGAAGAATAATGTCTTCCGTGAGGATTCTGATTCCCTTTTGCAAACA GTTTGGAAACTTTACCAATCAAACAGATTGGGTGAAGCTGTTGATCCATGCTTGGGAAATGAGTTTCCTGCAAGAGAAGCATCAAGGGTGTTTCAAATTGGACTACTGTGCACACAAGCTTCTGCTTCCCTTAGGCCATCCATGGCCCAAGTTGCTTGCATGTTAAGCAATTCAGATTTGGATGTCCCTATACCAAAACAACCCCCATTTTTGAACTCTAGATTGCTGAATCAAACACCTCCATTAGGTTTTAGCACAGATAACTCCTCATCAAACACATTTAAAAAGATTGGTGTTTCCTACAGCCCCACTCAGTCCTCTAGTTCATGCAGCTTAATTAGATCATCCAAAACTGAGGAAACAATTTTGGAAGTTTGA